A single genomic interval of Romboutsia ilealis harbors:
- a CDS encoding response regulator transcription factor — translation MTNEKTINLLKDMLDITLDLPLFYIEDIKNNLKEIEKYLPSLLTINKDYFNNFIDFIITTKEQNIYSITDSIFANYVVVCLDEINKNYILLGPYLLIADYKDLLSEYNQYDLTLDEINALKNYHKDLPILNKHKISNIVKIILKNIYTKNCKFKFIEKNNLFNLKSKESKTHRELISFIESDYLEKISATEYKLFFAIRQGDKLFASKCFDKLLPQTNINSNDFVNIRDYKNKLIYYNTLLKKAGELEGISTVHLQSLYNTNLDKIELSNDFNELYNLIFNMIVDYCDTISDHKLKYYSPLVKKAINHINLNLNNDLCVKDLADLFYVSPTYLARLFKKEVNSSIVEYINTQRIKQSTCLLKDRNLPIHQISQMVGISDYNYFSRLFKKYMNKTPSQYRKNNT, via the coding sequence ATGACAAATGAAAAAACCATAAATTTATTAAAAGATATGTTAGATATTACATTAGATTTGCCACTATTTTATATAGAGGATATTAAAAATAATTTAAAAGAAATAGAAAAATATTTACCTTCTTTACTTACTATAAATAAAGATTATTTTAATAATTTTATTGATTTTATTATTACTACTAAAGAACAAAATATCTACTCTATTACAGATTCTATATTTGCTAATTATGTTGTAGTTTGTTTAGATGAAATTAATAAAAACTATATATTATTAGGACCCTATCTACTTATAGCAGATTATAAAGATCTTTTATCTGAATATAATCAATATGATTTGACTTTAGATGAGATTAACGCATTAAAAAACTATCATAAGGATTTACCAATATTAAATAAGCATAAAATATCTAATATAGTTAAGATAATATTAAAAAATATTTATACTAAAAACTGTAAATTTAAATTTATAGAAAAAAATAATTTATTTAATTTAAAATCTAAAGAAAGTAAAACTCATCGCGAATTAATTTCATTTATAGAATCAGACTATTTAGAAAAAATTTCAGCTACAGAATATAAATTATTTTTTGCTATAAGACAAGGAGATAAACTTTTTGCTTCTAAATGTTTTGATAAATTATTACCTCAAACAAACATTAATTCAAATGATTTTGTTAATATTAGAGATTATAAAAACAAACTTATTTACTACAATACTTTATTAAAAAAAGCAGGTGAATTAGAAGGAATTTCTACTGTGCATTTACAAAGCTTATATAATACTAATTTAGATAAAATAGAATTATCAAATGATTTTAATGAGCTATATAATTTGATATTTAATATGATTGTTGATTATTGTGATACTATCAGTGACCATAAATTAAAGTATTATTCACCTTTAGTAAAAAAAGCTATAAATCATATTAATTTAAATTTAAATAATGACTTATGTGTAAAAGATTTAGCTGATTTATTTTATGTATCCCCAACTTATTTAGCTCGCCTATTTAAAAAAGAAGTTAATTCCTCTATAGTGGAATATATCAATACTCAAAGAATTAAACAATCAACCTGTCTTTTAAAAGATCGTAACTTACCTATTCATCAGATAAGTCAAATGGTTGGAATATCTGATTATAATTATTTTTCTAGATTATTTAAAAAGTATATGAATAAAACACCATCGCAATATAGAAAAAACAATACTTAA